The Dioscorea cayenensis subsp. rotundata cultivar TDr96_F1 chromosome 19, TDr96_F1_v2_PseudoChromosome.rev07_lg8_w22 25.fasta, whole genome shotgun sequence genome includes a window with the following:
- the LOC120283764 gene encoding LOW QUALITY PROTEIN: pentatricopeptide repeat-containing protein At1g74630-like (The sequence of the model RefSeq protein was modified relative to this genomic sequence to represent the inferred CDS: deleted 1 base in 1 codon; substituted 1 base at 1 genomic stop codon) yields the protein MSTSSTSACFSLFKHCKTFAHLQQVHAFAAKTGLQSHPLVAGQLLHHSAVTLSDTLHYALRFFASIPSPDPFMFNTLIRGFSESQHPHQSLLTYAHMRRSFVPPDSFSFAFLLKAAANSRSLLSGAQVHSHVVHHGFDEHLFVGTTLVSMYAECGCPHSARQVFDEMPQPNLVAWNAAVTACFRSENVRDAEELFARMPWKNSTSWNVMLAGYTKAGELLSARRLFLDMPFKDPVSWSTMIVGFASNGDFDGAFWFYKEMLSKGLGPNEVSLTGMLSACAQAGAFESGRALHGNAVKSGMICIVSVTNALLDMYARCGNVDMAHRVFDGKXQRKSVISWTSMMAAFAMYGHGDEAINLFCEMDECGIKPDGITFISLLYACSHAGLVERGNEYFHQMEDKYGIEQSIEHYGCMVDLYGRAGLLEEAYEFVMKMPIMPNAIIWRTLLGACSIHGNLGLAEQAKMRLAELDPNDSGDYVLLSNIYAVAGKWKDVANVRRSMSDRRLIKIPGWSSIEVDKIIYTFVASDISSGVKQEAHNKLSEIMLRLRLEGYIAAVSNVLHDIEDEEKHDAILKHSEKLAVAFGIARTSNGSAIRIVKNLRVCGDCHAVMKMISKVYGREIVVRDRSIFHSFKDGSCSCKDYW from the exons ATGAGCACAAGTAGTACCAGTGCCTGCTTCTCTCTGTTCAAACACTGCAAGACCTTCGCCCATTTGCAACAAGTCCACGCCTTTGCTGCCAAAACCGGCCTTCAATCCCACCCTCTCGTCGCCGGCCAGCTCCTCCACCACTCCGCCGTCACCCTCTCCGACACTCTCCACTATGCTCTCCGCTTCTTCGCTTCCATCCCTTCCCCAGACCCCTTCATGTTCAACACCCTCATTCGCGGCTTCTCCGAGTCCCAGCACCCTCACCAATCCCTCCTCACCTATGCCCATATGCGGCGGAGTTTTGTTCCTCCTGATAGCTTCTCCTTCGCCTTCCTCCTCAAGGCCGCCGCCAACTCTCGGTCCCTCCTTTCCGGCGCCCAGGTCCATTCTCATGTTGTTCATCATGGCTTTGATGAACATTTGTTTGTAGGAACGACGTTGGTGAGCATGTACGCTGAGTGCGGCTGTCCTCACTCTGCTCGtcaggtgtttgatgaaatgcctcaacCAAATCTTGTTGCTTGGAATGCTGCTGTCACTGCTTGTTTTCGGTCTGAGAATGTGAGGGATGCGGAAGAGTTGTTTGCACGGATGCCTTGGAAGAATTCAACGTCTTGGAATGTCATGCTTGCCGGGTATACCAAGGCCGGTGAATTGCTGTCTGCGAGGCGTTTGTTCCTTGACATGCCATTCAAAGACCCTGTTTCTTGGAGTACCATGATTGTTGGATTTGCGAGCAATGGTGATTTTGATGGTGCCTTTTGGTTCTACAAGGAAATGCTGAGCAAGGGACTTGGACCGAATGAGGTCAGCTTGACAGGCATGCTCTCTGCTTGCGCGCAAGCAGGGGCATTTGAGTCTGGAAGAGCTCTACATGGGAATGCAGTCAAGTCTGGAATGATCTGCATTGTTTCGGTGACTAATGCGCTGTTGGACATGTATGCTAGGTGTGGAAATGTCGACATGGCACACCGAGTTTTTGAT GGGAAATGACAAAGAAAGAGTGTCATATCTTGGACATCGATGATGGCAGCATTCGCAATGTATGGTCATGGAGATGAAGCTATCAACCTTTTCTGCGAAATGGATGAATGCGGAATTAAACCCGATGGAATTACCTTCATTTCTCTATTGTACGCTTGCAGCCATGCTGGTTTGGTTGAACGAGGAAATGAATATTTTCATCAAATGGAAGATAAATACGGTATTGAGCAATCAATTGAGCATTATGGTTGCATGGTTGATCTCTACGGTCGAGCAGGACTTCTCGAAGAAGCATATGAGTTTGTAATGAAAATGCCAATAATGCCTAATGCCATTATATGGAGGACATTGCTCGGTGCTTGCAGCATTCATGGAAACCTTGGATTGGCAGAGCAAGCAAAGATGAGACTCGCAGAGCTTGATCCTAATGACTCAGGGGATTATGTTCTCTTGTCAAACATCTATGCAGTGGCCGGGAAGTGGAAGGATGTCGCCAATGTGCGAAGGTCCATGAGCGACCGAAGACTAATAAAGATTCCTGGTTGGAGCTCAATAGAAGTTGACAAGATCATCTATACTTTTGTAGCAAGTGATATATCATCTGGTGTTAAACAAGAAGCTCACAATAAGCTTTCAGAGATCATGTTAAGGTTGAGACTAGAAGGCTACATTGCGGCAGTTAGTAATGTTTTGCATGAcattgaagatgaagagaagcATGATGCAATATTGAAACACAGCGAGAAGCTTGCAGTGGCTTTTGGGATTGCGAGGACGAGCAATGGAAGTGCTATAAGGATTGTGAAGAATCTGAGAGTCTGTGGAGATTGTCATGCTGTGATGAAGATGATCTCTAAGGTGTATGGGAGGGAGATTGTAGTGAGAGATAGGAGTATATTTCATTCATTCAAAgatggttcttgttcttgtaaaGATTATTGGTGA
- the LOC120250427 gene encoding myb-related protein 306-like codes for MGRPPCCDKTGVKKGPWTPEEDIILVSYIQEHGPGNWRGVPTNTGLLRCSKSCRLRWTNYLRPGIKRGNFTDQEEKLIIHLQALLGNRWAAIASYLPERTDNDIKNYWNTHLKKKLKKLQNGDTDESLSSGNSSYQSISKGQWERRLQTDIHMAKRALCEALSLEKPCDSFLDLKPFNGCQSLTSPTQTQTPTPTPTSSTSTCTYASSTENISKLLQGWMRNSSNSSNNDTSSSEGSASGTTTTVKNSNFNNFSTLEPLSGIQSSPEGSDDSGSAQQMPLSFLETWLLDETIEQGDDEGLLDLSLDDNTAGLF; via the exons ATGGGAAGACCACCATGCTGTGATAAAACTGGTGTGAAGAAAGGGCCTTGGACACCTGAAGAAGACATCATCCTTGTCTCTTACATCCAAGAACATGGTCCTGGTAACTGGAGAGGTGTTCCTACCAACACTg GGTTGTTGAGATGTAGCAAAAGCTGCAGACTCAGATGGACTAATTATCTCAGGCCAGGTATCAAGAGAGGCAACTTCACAGATCAAGAGGAAAAACTCATCATTCATCTCCAAGCTCTTCTTGGCAACAG ATGGGCAGCAATAGCTTCATATTTGCCAGAGAGAACAGACAATGATATAAAGAATTACTGGAACACACATCTGAAGAAGAAGCTGAAGAAGCTGCAGAATGGAGACACTGATGAATCACTGAGCAGTGGAAACTCAAGCTATCAATCAATCTCTAAAGGGCAGTGGGAGAGAAGACTTCAAACAGACATCCATATGGCTAAGAGAGCTCTTTGTGAGGCTTTATCTTTAGAAAAGCCTTGTGATTCATTCTTAGATCTCAAGCCTTTCAATGGTTGCCAATCTCTCACATCaccaacacaaacacaaacaccaacaccaacaccaacatcatcaacatctacATGTACTTATGCATCTAGCACTGAGAACATATCCAAATTGCTCCAAGGTTGGATGAGGAACTCCTCCAATTCTTCTAACAATGATACTTCATCCAGTGAAGGTTCTGCAAGTGGAACCACTACTACTGTTAAAAACAGCAATTTCAACAACTTTAGTACATTAGAACCACTTTCTGGTATCCAGTCTTCACCAGAGGGATCTGATGACTCTGGTTCAGCTCAGCAAATGCCTCTTTCCTTTCTTGAAACATGGCTGTTGGATGAGACTATTGAACAAGGTGATGATGAAGGTCTTCTTGACTTGTCCCTAGATGATAATACTGCAGGCTTGTTCTGA
- the LOC120250571 gene encoding 3-oxoacyl-[acyl-carrier-protein] synthase 3 B, chloroplastic-like, whose protein sequence is MASASGLVYHPPRCCRPRKLAPFRFSRSGFFSIEWNPARAVIRCCAVESGVEGTVLGAAHSKARLPRLVGMGSKLVGCGSAVPKLLVSNDDLAQIVETSDEWISVRTGIRSRRVLSGNETLNGLAVDAAKGALDMAQVETDDVDLVIMCTSTPDDLFGGGARVQRDLGCKNAWAFDVTAACSGFVIGLITATRFIKGGGYRNILVIGADALSRYVDWTDRGTCILFGDAAGAVLVQACSGDEDGMLGFDLHSDGQGQRHLHAVAKDDETKITSNMNGTPVFSPKKSSYSCIQMNGKEVFRFAVRCVPQSIEAALEDAGLTSSSIDWLLLHQANQRIIDAVATRLQIPSDKVVSNLANYGNTSAASIPLALDEAVRGGKVKPGNTIATAGFGAGLSWGSAIIRWG, encoded by the exons ATGGCTAGCGCTTCCGGGCTCGTTTACCACCCTCCTCGATGCTGTAGGCCGAGAAAGTTGGCTCCTTTTCGCTTCTCCAGATCCGGATTTTTCTCTATTGAGTGGAATCCGGCGAGGGCTGTGATAAGATGCTGTGCTGTGGAGAGTGGTGTGGAGGGAACGGTGTTGGGGGCTGCCCACTCGAAGGCCCGGCTCCCAAG GCTTGTTGGCATGGGTTCTAAGCTAGTTGGATGTGGGTCTGCTGTGCCAAAGCTTCTTGTTTCTAATGATGACCTTGCGCAAATTGTTGAGACTTCAGATGAATGGATTTCAGTTCGCACAGGCATACGTAGTCGACGAGTTCTTTCAG GGAATGAAACTTTGAATGGGCTGGCCGTAGATGCAGCTAAGGGAGCACTTGACATGGCTCAagttgagacagatgatgtcGACCTTGTTATTATGTGCACATCCACCCCAGATGATCTTTTTGGAGGAGGTGCCCGG GTTCAAAGGGATTTAGGGTGCAAAAATGCTTGGGCTTTTGACGTTACGGCTGCATGTAGTGGTTTTGTTATAGGCCTAATTACAGCTACTCGCTTCATCAAGG GAGGTGGCTATCGGAATATTTTAGTGATTGGCGCTGATGCACTCTCAAGGTATGTGGATTGGACAGACAGAGGTACATGCATTCTCTTTGGTGATGCGGCTGGTGCTGTATTAGTTCAG GCCTGTAGTGGTGATGAAGATGGCATGCTTGGGTTTGATTTACATAGCGATGGCCAAGGCCAAAG ACACCTACACGCAGTCGCCAAGGATGACGAAACCAAGATAACATCAAATATGAATGGCACACCAGTATTTTCTCCGAAGAAATCATCCTACTCTTGCATCCAAATGAATGGCAAGGAGGTATTCCGCTTCGCTGTTCGCTGTGTTCCACAGTCTATTGAAGCTGCTCTAGAAGACGCCGGCCTTACTAGTTCCAGTATAGATTGGTTGCTACTTCATCAG GCGAATCAACGAATCATAGATGCTGTAGCGACTCGGTTACAGATCCCATCGGACAAGGTAGTATCGAATCTGGCCAATTATGGTAACACCAGTGCTGCATCAATCCCATTGGCATTGGACGAGGCTGTTCGAGGAGGGAAGGTGAAGCCCGGCAACACCATCGCCACTGCTGGTTTCGGGGCCGGACTTTCATGGGGTTCAGCCATCATTCGGTGGGGATGA